A section of the Drosophila sechellia strain sech25 chromosome 3L, ASM438219v1, whole genome shotgun sequence genome encodes:
- the LOC6611135 gene encoding translocation protein SEC63 homolog — MAGQKFQYDESGGTFYYFVLSFLALILIPTTIYYWPRKKKEDNSKLKEECQCADCQKKKTILANAEPYRALTSWTIKLTIVLGWALLLFLTYRVSQFDYEMASFDPFEILNVPPTSSQAEIKKAYYRLSKVLHPDKETGDEKSFMMLSKAYQALTDDVAKENYEKYGNPDGPGAMSFGIALPSWIVEKENSVWVLGLYGLVFMVAMPSAVGVWWYRSIRFSGDKVLLDTTQMYFYFIHKTPHMLLKRALMVLAASLEFDKRHNSQVQERQSDNDEVPALIRQLPNLNEKCKEHPLCRMYSIKARAILHAHLSRMPLNPETLERDRQFVVKKCPYLVQEMVSCVHQLVMMAYARRVPRLPSIETIENCMKMSPMIIQGLWEFKSPLLQLPHLTEDHLYFMNKKRHVKNLQQFAQLKPDESRQLLKNLSDFEYENTMKVLGKMPLIDFSIRCEVIDDENTNVVTAGAIVTVTVTLERKDMKTLFGDTKAPEKQGIKDETNEEAAGDEDEAAAAAPVKKASAWAKPRKGGKGKGGKKPAQNQKNQKKVPAKAAATATTTASEDQAAAGNSDAESEAGNAEGSDVESAAGSGSEDEEKGKNNSSLDDDDDEEWERLQAKLNKRERLEGKSRLSHTVHCPYFPEEKQEYWWTYICDRKSRTLLTAPYHVTNLVENEEIQLKFTAPRWPGVYTFTVCLRSDSYLGMDQQQELKLDVQKAPAPPTDHPQWDLSESEPEHTDQQENLSDYTTDTSDEEDSD, encoded by the exons TTAAAGAGGAATGTCAGTGCGCCGACTGCCAGAAAAAGAAGACCATCTTGGCCAATGCCGAGCCGTACAGAGCTCTCACGTCATGGACCATCAAGCTGACCATTGTGCTGGGGTGGGCCCTGCTGCTCTTCCTCACGTACCGCGTCTCGCAGTTCGACTACGAGATGGCCAGCTTCGATCCCTTCGAGATCCTGAATGTGCCGCCGACGTCGTCGCAGGCCGAGATCAAGAAGGCCTACTACCGGCTGTCCAAGGTGTTGCATCCCGACAAGGAGACGGGTGACGAGAAGTCCTTTATGATGCTGAGCAAAGCGTACCAGGCGCTGACCGACGATGTGGCCAAGGAGAACTACGAGAAATATGGTAATCCAGATGGACCGGGTGCCATGTCCTTTGGCATCGCCCTGCCCTCGTGGATTGTGGAGAAGGAGAATAGCGTTTGGGTTTTGGGTCTGTACGGCCTGGTCTTCATGGTGGCCATGCCCTCGGCAGTGGGTGTTTGGTGGTACCGCTCAATCCGCTTCAGTGGCGACAAGGTGCTGCTCGATACCACTCAGATGTACTTCTACTTTATCCACAAGACACCGCACATGCTGCTTAAGCGGGCACTTATGGTGCTGGCAGCCAGTTTGGAGTTTGACAAGCGACACAACTCGCAGGTCCAGGAGCGGCAGTCGGACAATGACGAGGTGCCGGCG CTAATTAGGCAGCTGCCCAATCTGAATGAGAAGTGCAAGGAGCATCCGCTGTGCCGCATGTACTCCATCAAGGCTCGCGCCATCCTGCATGCCCATCTCAGTCGCATGCCCCTCAATCCGGAAACCCTGGAGCGCGATCGCCAGTTTGTGGTGAAGAAATGTCCGTATTTGGTTCAAGAAATGGTCTCCTGCGTCCACCAGCTGGTCATGATGGCCTATGCCCGACGTGTGCCCCGCCTGCCCAGCATCGAAACGATTGAGAACTGCATGAAGATGTCGCCGATGATTATCCAAGGCCTGTGGGAGTTCAAGTCGCCACTGCTGCAGCTGCCCCACCTTACCGAGGACCATCTGTACTTCATGAACAAGAAGAGGCACGTCAAGAACCTGCAGCAATTCGCCCAGCTCAAGCCGGATGAGAGCCGTCAGCTTCTGAAGAACCTATCTGACTTTGAGTACGAGAACACGATGAAAGTGCTGGGCAAGATGCCGCTGATTGACTTCTCCATTCGCTGCGAGGTTATCGACGATGAGAACACCAATGTGGTGACCGCCGGGGCCATAGTTACGGTCACGGTTACGCTGGAGCGCAAGGACATGAAGACGCTGTTCGGTGACACAAAGGCGCCTGAGAAGCAGGGCATCAAGGATGAAACCAACGAGGAGGCTGCCGGCGATGAGGATGAGGCTGCTGCCGCTGCGCCGGTCAAGAAAGCTTCCGCCTGGGCCAAGCCACGTAAGGGTGGCAAGGGAAAGGGTGGTAAGAAACCAGCCCAGAACCAAAAGAACCAGAAGAAGGTGCCGGCCAAGGCTGCGGCCACAGCTACGACCACGGCATCCGAGGATCAAGCGGCGGCGGGTAACTCTGATGCCGAATCGGAGGCTGGAAATGCGGAGGGCAGCGATGTGGAATCGGCTGCCGGCAGTGGCAGCGAGGATGAGGAGAAGGGCAAGAACAACTCCTCGCtggacgacgacgatgacgaggaGTGGGAGCGACTGCAAGCTAAGCTTAACAAGAGGGAGCGTCTCGAGGGCAAGTCTCGGCTGTCGCACACCGTCCACTGCCCCTACTTCCCCGAGGAGAAGCAGGAGTACTGGTGGACCTACATATGCGACCGCAAGTCCCGCACCTTGCTCACGGCGCCCTATCACGTGACCAATCTGGTCGAGAACGAGGAGATCCAGCTGAAGTTCACCGCGCCGCGCTGGCCGGGCGTCTACACTTTCACCGTTTGCCTGAGATCGG ACTCGTATTTGGGTATGGatcagcagcaggagctgAAGCTGGATGTACAGAAGGCGCCCGCACCACCGACGGATCATCCTCAGTGGGATCTGAGCGAATCGGAGCCGGAGCACACCGATCAGCAGGAGAACCTGAGCGACTACACCACAGATACGTCCGATGAGGAGGACAGCGACTAA